The Onychostoma macrolepis isolate SWU-2019 chromosome 20, ASM1243209v1, whole genome shotgun sequence nucleotide sequence GATGCACACTTTCCTTAAAATCTGCATACAGCGGACTTATAATGTGTTCTGCATGTCCGatgttttaaagtgcatttttcttattttgcaaattatcttccaatggggtaagcaattaaaaatattcttcTTTCCGtttgcattaagattatttttcttaccctatGGCGGacaattttacttgttttatgtaatatgcacttaaaaggaaaatcccccaggaaacaagactaaatataGACCATTTTTCATATATAGAATCCATataaagaatttttagatatttgtacttgaaataagacaaaaatactcagtaagaaaagcaattttgcagcgtgaatgaatgaataaggtATTTAAACTTCCCTAACACTATAAAAAGGGGGAGGAGACGGAAAGAAACTTCGGTTTATCAAGACAACCTGCTCCCGACCAGGTTAGGTTCACAGAGTAAGTTACCACGTTGACTTACCCTGCTTTCTCGGGTTTGACAAACCACCccaagcttggtgcacaaactctgctattgttgggagtcattgttcagctaaccttgagtttctcatggttaaatgtagaccgctTTATCTACCGctggagttcacttccaccattataactgcagcctatattccccggatgctgatgccaagcttgctatgaaagaacttcacgcagccatcagtaaacaacagactgatcacccgaagcggcttttattgttgcaggtgactttaatcactcaaacttaaagtcagtgctacccaagtttcaccagcatgtttcctgtcacaccagaggaaacaaaacttagaccatgtttacacaaacatggctggagctacgttgcgacacccctcccccacctgggacagtcagatcacctttctttgttcctcaccccaaatatgcacccctcatcaaccgtgtgaagccatcagtgaagaccatcaaggtgtggcctgcggggcagattccacactccaggaaaggtttctacacacagactggagtatgtttgcttctcaagccaccagtggcgctcacacagacattgactcttacacctcctctgtattggatcatatcaatatcaccattgacagtgttacaacccagaaacagatcaccacatatccaaatcagaagccttgatgaacaaggaagtgcgactcctgttgaagtcacgcaacactgccttcagatcaggagatgcacaagcctacagcacatccagagcaaacctgaagaggggcatcaaaaggccaagcactgctacaagctaaagatagagggacacttttccaactctgaccctcgacgcatgtggcagggcattcaggccatcagtaactacaaacccacccactccacccccgcagccactgatgtcaacttcctgaacgagctaaattacttttatgctcgctttgaaagagacaacagagaaactgccaccaagctcaatccctcagctgaccacccaccaatcatactctcctccacagatgtctgcaaggaactgagccggatcagcgccaagacaaggctgctggaccagacaacatccctggtcgtgttctcagggcatgtgcggagcagctcgctggggtttttacagacattttcaatctgtctcttgcccaagcagccataccaacatgctttaaatgcacttccattgtgccagtgccaaaacactctagtccgaggtgccctaatgactaccgccctgtagcactcacacccatcgtcatgaagtgctttgagcggctggtcctggaacacctaaaagactctctaccatccacattggactcacaccagtttgcctaccgtagcaataggagcacagaggatgcagtttccatagcactgcactctgtgctcactcacctggacaataagaacacttatgcacgtatgctgtttgttgacttcagctcagcattcaacactgtcatcccaaccaagttaatagccaaacttggagacctgggcatcaatacctcaatgtgcaactggattttggacttcctgaccaacagaccccagaatgttcgatcaggattcacctgctccacatccatcacacttaacactggtgtaccacagggctgtgtgctaagcccgtttctctactccctcttcacctccgactgcaagcctgtgtatggatctaattccatcgtcaagtttgcagacgacaccacggtgattggcctcatcagtaacaacgatgagactgcctatagggaggagatccagcacctggccacatggtgcagtgaaaataacctgctcctcaacaccaccaaaacgaaggagctcatcgtggacttcaggatggagtcaagaggcacacgcgacaccatccacatcaatggaatggctgttgagcgtgtctccagtttcaagttcctggggatccacatctcggcggacatgtcgtggaaaaccaacacctccagcctggtcaagaaggctcaccagcgcctcttctttctgaggacactgaggaagaatcagctctcctcagctatcctggtgaacttctatcgctgcgcaatagaaagcatcctgaccaactgtgtcacagtatggtatgggagctgctctgttgtggagcgcaaggcactgcagcgggtggtgaaaactgcccagcgcatcacagggactccactacctgccatcgaacacatccagaggaaacgctgtctgcattgAGCTCACAGCATCCTTAAGGaatcctctcacccagcccacagactgttttctctcctggcacgtttcaggtgcctccggaccaggaccagcagattaaagaacagtttcttccccagagctgtctctttactgaaccctaacccccgttgatccacttcctcatatattattaactcttctctcctacctcacatcggccttatttgcactactgaatgtaaattttattacagtaacaactgtttacttttaatTCAAGAATTTCCAAACTGGTTTTAAAAGCTAGGACAAAGACCCCCAAAAGCAATCAAAGCTGGTGCACAGAATGTTTCAGTTGAAGAATTTACCTGTTGCATTTGTTTCCAACCATTTTTCCCAGACGTGTCCTGggcaggatttctatattgcttGGATTAAAAGTACCACGAGAGAGTTTCGAAAACATAAGGAATCGATGTCATACACAACGATCGGTCTGCACACGCAAACAAAGCCAAATCCTAgatcaggggtcaccaaactggTTCCTGGTGGGCCagagtcctgcagagtttagctccaaagtTTCAAAAGTTCAGTGCTTTTGAAAGTGAAGTCaagttcttttaattgtatagTGTATTTCATTCCCCCAGTTTCATTCCCCACTGTTAAAGTACCAATTGTATTCAACCAGTGTAGTACAAAGGATAAGACCAAGGCTGAATCGAGTGCATGCTACCATACTAGTTCTtccataaataattatatgacagAAATGGTAAAGTTAGTAAGATTTCCTGAATTCAGCTTAAGTTTGTATCTATATCCATGTTCAAAATAAGAACGAAAACTTGAACTTTGAGAACCAATGATATATAAACTCCCACTTGTGCAAGTCTGGCGAATCattacagttaatgaagaggGAGGAGCTATCATTAATTAGCTGAAATCTGTAGAGTACAAAAAGACCAAAGGACAGTCTCTCCACTTTGTGACTAGCTATTGAACAATGGCTGGAAGTTGGGGTTTGGGTCAGATTTTGGCAGTTTGTGCTTTGTGTCATGCTGTTCCTCAGCGGAATGATCTGCCCCAGAACACTCAAGCTCTGATGTtccagcagactgaccagcggtttcagaagctagttcaacagcaaacgccagttcaacagcaaactgaccagtggtttcagaagccagttcaacagcagactgaccagtggtttcagaagccagttcaacagcagactgaccagcggtttcagaagccagttcaacagcaaatgccagttcaacagcagactgaccagtggtttcagaagccagttcaacagcaaactgaccagcggtttcagaagctagttcatcagcaaacgccagttcaacagcaaactgaccagcggtttcagaagctagttcaacagcaaacgccCGCTCAACAGCAGACTGgccagtggtttcagaagctagttcaacagcaaatgccagttcaacagcaaactgaccagcggtttcagaagctagttcaacagcaaatgccagttcaacagcagactgaccagtggcttcagaagccagttcaacagcagactgaccagcggcttcagaagccagttcaacagcaaactgaccagcggtttcagaagctagttcatcagcaaacgccagttcaacagcaaactgaccagcggtttcagaagctagttcaacagcaaacgccTGCTCAACAGCAGACTGgccagtggtttcagaagctagttcaacagcaaatgccagttcaacagcaaactgaccagcggtttcagaagctagttcaacagcaaatgccagttcaacagcagactgaccagtggcttcagaagccagttcaacagcagactgaccagcggcttcagaagccagttcaacagcaaactgaccagcggtttcagaagctagttcatcagcaaacgccagttcaacagcaaactgaccagcggtttcagaagctagttcaacagcaaacgccagttcaacagcagactgaccagcggtttcagaagctagttcaacagcaaatgccagttcaacagcaaactgaccagcggtttcagaagctagttcaacagcaaatgcc carries:
- the LOC131526634 gene encoding putative mediator of RNA polymerase II transcription subunit 12 → MAGSWGLGQILAVCALCHAVPQRNDLPQNTQALMFQQTDQRFQKLVQQQTPVQQQTDQWFQKPVQQQTDQWFQKPVQQQTDQRFQKPVQQQMPVQQQTDQWFQKPVQQQTDQRFQKLVHQQTPVQQQTDQRFQKLVQQQTPAQQQTGQWFQKLVQQQMPVQQQTDQRFQKLVQQQMPVQQQTDQWLQKPVQQQTDQRLQKPVQQQTDQRFQKLVHQQTPVQQQTDQRFQKLVQQQTPAQQQTGQWFQK